The stretch of DNA GGACCAAGATACAACGTGAGATACACTCAGGTTAAAGCAGGAAGGGAAGATTTAGTGACTGCCATGTGCTTCCTTTTTATGGAATTGCCTTCACTTGCTACTCAGCTTCAGGAAGCAGATTTGGGCAATAAGTTGTTTACCTGAATTGTGTCTCATAGGAAAGAAaggctctgtccccagtgcaAGGTGGAAGAGGCACCTACCTGCAGAGAGCACCTTGAAACTGTGCTTGAAAAGCCACTGCCAAGTCACGAGcacaaaaatctgcttttactCCCAGTTTGAGCAAGGCCTCAGCCTCAGCCTCTCACACCAAGGGATAACAACTTCAGTTAAATACATGGCATGCTCCCCAAAAGGATATAGCAGAATTACCTTAAAGTTTGATTATGTGTAGTAACAGAGATGTCCAAGAGTGGGCTCTCGGTCACGACGTCTCCGTACGAGCCAGAATTTAGCCAAGCTGAGCGGGTTcgcctctttttcttctcttgctcCTTACGTTTTCCaggctttgctttctttttcttccctgacgCCTTCAGGGGCTGCTCCTTATAGGTTTGTGATTTGTTTGTCTCCTGAGTGAGGTATCTGCCCTCATCTTCGCTGCCAAAGCGGACAGGGTAGTTCTTGGTGTTGGTGGCAGGTTTAGGGTTCGGTGACACCTCTGACGTCGCACGGATCTCTGCAGTGTTGACCCCTTCGATTAAATTCTGAAGGAATATTCTTCTTCGTAAGTCTTGGATTGACTTGCCCTTGTCATGCAACAGCTGGTGCTCTGATACAGCCCGTTTgctaaaggaagaaaagagaggagaaggaaaaaatgtttaggATTTGGTTATTGCCCAGTGTTTGGCAGagctcctctcttctctggctgTGGTGGCCACAGTGACCCAGTGACCATGTACCCGGCTTGAGGACATCCAGTGAAGCCAGactgctggagcaagtcctGCTTCatcctcagagcagctgctctcagcaATGAGGAGAAAGACCTAAGCGGGTAATAATTCTCAGCTGACTGATCACACACCCCTGGAGCTGGATTAGTCACTGCTCTGTTCTAGGAAAGCATCATGACTCCTAATATATCACACTTGAGGCAGTAAAAGCAGGAGGGCAGTTGCCAGAGATAGGAAAACTAAAGGGTCAGATAATGCAGCAAGAGAGGGAAAACccagcccttgtgctggagcaggaagcAGTGTTTATCCAGCATCATTCTAGTGATTTTCTTCTGCTCAGTCATGTACTTCAGAAACATAAACAAGCACATAAATGTGTGTTTTACTCCTACATTTAAGGAAGTGCAAATGCAGGAGTGTAAGGGAAAAATGTTAGAATTTGGGTGCCTAAAGCACAGGCACTTCAGTCCATATAAGTTATCCAATGAGGCAGCCTGAGCATCAGCAGAGATGAGCCTCAGCCACTCCTGTGGATTTACTGCTTGGTCACTTGTGTCTAATTATGGTTTTAGATGCCCTCCTAGTATTGCTTGAAGTGTGAACTTTTGGGGCCAGATTTCTTGTCTGCTGTGCTGTTTGAATTTTATGCTAACCCTCTTCACTGGATCTTCTTCAAGAGCTTCCTGGTTTGTTAGAGTGGCTTTTCCAGAGTTCATCCTGACCTTTTGGTACACTGAGCTCTGTCTTGTGTTCAAGGAACTGGGAGTTGAGCAGCTATCTGTCTTTTAGACATGTTGTATTGGCAAGGAATGTGTTAAACATCTGAGGAAAGAAGATGCCAATGACACCTGGATAATAAATAACCAGagaaaatgtgagaaaataCATGCCTTTTTCTTGAAGTGGAATAGatgcacagctgtgctgggaaccACAGACAGAGCACAAGCTGGGATTTTAGCTACATTCCCATGAATACAATAATACAGTTTATCCTTCCAATTGCTCTACTGCAGCATCCAGAGTTTGGTTATGGAATCTCTCCTCTTGCATCAGGGTGTGGCATGTGATTGGATTCTCACTGGCCAAAGAAATTCCATTCACTGCTTTGCTTGTCCTATAGTCATTTGGTCTGTTAGCTGGGTAAGAAGTGGTTTCTGCATGCAGGTGAACTGGAAGAAGACACATCACTGGGAGTGAatattccttccttccatcccatccctccttttcctgctaTGTTACCAGATTTGAGAATGCAAAATATTTGGGAGTGTTCTGCATGTTCTCTTTCTCAGTCCCCTCAGCCAAACTCTTCAGGTTTATGACTTGATCAACAGTAGAGCTATTGGAAGTTGGAAATTTCAAGTAGCTCTGTTTTAAGAGCATCCTCTTCAATTCCTGTCTTTGTAGGGCTGCATTTTTTGAGTATTGGGTTCAAGTGATGGATTGAAGTGACACTATATCTCTATTTCTCAGTGCAAAATTCAAACAGCAGCTTTCCCCCGTTCCACAATGAGACTGGAAGATGATTGTCAAAATCTTGCTCAAAATCAGCTCTGCATATACAGAAGTTTGTGAGTGCACATCATCAAATATTGTCTGTGTTTTAAGTTTCCCAAAATCAGTTTTGGATGACTTCAGCCTTTATGACAAATATTTTATGCCACTCTTCTAAATGTCCCTAAGCAAAAATGCAATGTGACAATGCATTATTTATCGTgtctttcttttcagtgcgGCTGTGACCATTAGCACAAGCTGTGATCTCTCCTTTTCAAAAAACATCCCAGAAGAAGTTTTTTGAACAAGAGCCATCTCCAACACCCTTCTCATGAAGGTCAGTCTGACTGGCAAGTAGGCCAATAAAACCAGCACCCTGGGCTCCTCTGTGTGActgcctctgtgctgcctgTCAGGCTGTCCAGTGTGACTCAGGTTACATTCTGAGTTTCAGTAGTCTGCCTCCTCAGGAAATTTGCATGGGAAATGCAGTTCTGCTTTCACTCTTCTAGTTCATAGAAAGTGTATGAAATCTCCATGCTTTAGGGAGTGTAAACCAGTGTCTCATGTGATGAGCAAAGCTTTCCTACTGCCTCTTGTGAACTACCAAGGATAATTCCTTCTATCACAGACAACCCAAAGCTGCCTTAATCCTCTAATGTGTATTTGGTCAACTTCCCCACTGTGACAAAATCTTGACTCTCCAAAGCCTGTTATTAAAGTCCTCTTGATTGAAAACCTATTCCATTCTACAGAGCTGAGAGCTAAACATTTGGTTCCAGTACACACAAGGCAGTCAGAGAGCATTACAAGATCTACATCTTGAGTGAGTATGCATTTCCAAAATAATGCAGGGATTGACGTGTGAGGGATTGGTGTGCCAAAGAGGGAAGGTTTCTCTTTAAATGTCTGTAAGATATTTAGCATCAAGTCTGGCCCCAAATAACATTCTGCTATTCCAGATGATTGTATAACATTATGTAGTGTTACATTTCACATGACTGACATTACTCAGCCAGACTTAAGGATTACATTTTGCCTACTAGCTTCCTTTGTATACTCTAGACCAAAAAACCTCCTTGAAACAAAGATGTGGTAGATATGTATCTCTGTGacctcctgcctccttctgccTCAGTTATTCAAACAACTCCTATGTTTGTAAGTCATGGAGAAAGGCTTGCCCAAGAGGACTGATGTAAGAAGTGCTTCATAATGGAGATATCAACAATATCTCACCCACACACTCAGAGCAGGAAGGCCATGGAGACTGCAATGATTGCATTCACATATTGGCCACAATATGGAAAAAAACTTTTGGCTGTTAGGGTTAAGATGACCCActagaggtcccttccatcctTCTATAAAACACACCTCTCATCCAAGGAAAAGGATCCTGTACCCAAACCAAGAGCTGTGAATGCTAAGCTTACATGTGGCAGACACTTTTGAGAGAGGGATGTTGATGGATTGCACTTGACCAGAGCATCCAAACTAATTACTGGGTCCAAGTACATTGTGTACACTGTGTACATATGAGGCTGAGTCTCTCATcatggggagagcagcagaaatccATGACTTGTGACTGTCCTGACTTCATGTACTTCTAGATAAGCTGCtcttttcagctcttttcaggcacattcctctcttttttttttttttttccttgagataTCTAGCATTTCTAAAAGGCAACATTCTTCAAGCTACCACTTTCTATCTCAGAGAGCTGCTCTTATTTAGCTGTTATTATCCTTGACTGTTCATGTTGGGTCTGATCCTAAATTCAGCAAAATAACTGAGGAGGATTCAGTCAGCTCTCTGTATTTTGCAAGACTGTGAGTGCCCTTGCCACTGACTCCAAAGGGAGGGAAATCTGCTCAACCTATCTCAggcttcagaaaaatattttgaacagaTCTAGGGACACAATGCTGCAATGTCTGGACATGATgataaaaatatgtaatttcattttagaCATTACTGCTTTCTCAGAAGTTCTTTAGCAGCAAAAGCACTCCTATAACAAATAACATGTCTGGAAATCTTTTCTTGGGACAATTTGCTATTGCTTGCCATGAGATATTTGCTTCAGCAAAGTCTGTAGAACCAGGCCTATgtaattttgattatttttgcATGTCTATAATAATGTGCTTCAGTATTTTCATCCATTACTGGCTTAAGTTTttgactgagaaaaaaaaaatctcaaagcCTGAATGAGTTATTAACCATTAACTCTAGGAATGGTTTGTGGTGATATTAAAACAGGACACATGTTTGAGTGTGgtgtctgtgtttgtgctgtgccCACAAACAAAACTGCATGAATGCCACTAACTGACAGCTGACTGGTTTCTTGTGTGTGTTTTACATGCCAGAGCAAAGAGGGAGCTGAgaaatgccttttccctggTTAGCTTACACTTTTCTTCCCCCCGTCAGGACAGAATGGGGAAGTTGGGAAGACCTCTAATCCTGACCTTTAAAAACAAGTGTTAGAACTACGCTAACTTCAAAAAGAGAAGGAGTATTTCTCTGCaaatcttggggttttttttttacaaccAATTTTGGCTTAGATCCAGTTCAGAGTTTCTTAGCCAAGAAAATACCAGCGTCTCACTGCACAtcaactattttctttttttatctatttttgaAACTGAAGTTTGATTTCTCTATATAATATGGtcccaaaagaaagaaatatccCAAGAACAGCTTTCAGGAGCACAGTTAAATGTTAATGGACTGAGAATAATACACTGTAACATTATCAGCAATAACATGTTCTACACAATTTGCTGTAGGAGATTTGTAATAGCTCTCTGCCTGGTGCCAAATTTTAGGTGTGTCTAAAGTCTCTTCACCTGgggtatttattttttttttcttttgggtgtttgattttttaaattattattattattatgtgtGTTGCTTAACTAGCAGAGGAAATGTTATTTGGAGATCTTGTCCTTATGTATGTAATAAAACATTTACAAGAAAACCCATCTGAAATTGTTTGCTGTGTCATGTTTCCCTGTAAGTTGTGATCGGATTTTCCAGCACTCTTTCTCCAACTTGGCTTCCTTTGGAACTGAATAACAATACAGCCCTCCCCCGTGTGACTGAGGTGTTTCTTCCTTAGAAAATCTGATGCAAGTCCAGAGAAAGCCAGAGAGTTGGATGTGTGAgacagctgctcctgcatcAGCACAGAGACTTCTCCTGCACTTTGTGCACGGGTATTACTATAAACCAGGCTAGTTATTTTGGAAGAAGCAAAAAGGTCATTTCCTGAACAGACTGTCTTAAGTTACACTATCATTTATCAAAAAATATGCCTCTGCCTATAAGTAAGATACTGGACtccctttggattttttttccccctgaagtGGCAGAAGTCCAAAGAAATTGTTCAGTACTTCAGTGTCACGATGGCCCTCACTTCTGCGTGTTTCCCCTACTCCTATCAATATTGGCTCCAGGCCAGAGCCAAGGCAGTGTCTGTAAGCTAGTGTAACACACAGCATTTGGATAAACCGGGATGCTCCCTGCGAGGGTCCCGGGCAGCTGCACAACAATCACCCAGGTGTGTGGGAAGAGAAGCCCCTGAGCTTTCACATCGCCTCCCCCAGAGCTTTGTAAGGTCAAACAGCTGCAAAGCGCCCTTTCCCTGCCCCGAATGCCTCCTCCTGGCTCTCAGgtgagcacctggggcaggtaacccgggccggccccgcgcAGAGCCGGCAGCGCTGCGGAGCCTCCCgggctgcctccctccctccatccctccctccatccccaccgcgccgccgccgcagcgAGGGCgaataaaggcaaagaagaaaaggaagagagaaactCACAGTCTGCGGCTGATCCCCTCTACTGATCTCCCGTAGGAGGGCACGGAATAACTCAGCAGGAACACTGCGAAACTCCACTGCTGGAAGAGTTTAGCGAACATTGTATCCTCCGGGGCTTAAAACCTGCAAGGAAAGAGAGGTCAGTCCCGAGGGACAGATGCGCCAGCGCCGTCCTCAAGGAGTCCCCGCTTCGGCTCTACCAGCTCCGAGGctctgaaggaaaaacaaactttCTGAGCTCTCGCCTCACTCCTTCCAAACTTCGCTCTGTCTCTCTCCCTTCCTTGCTGtctgcctctccctccctccctctttccctccctccctccctctctctgtctctcgCTGCCCGCAGGCAAGATCTCTCTCGGTATTAGTTCAAAAAGCATCTAGCTCTCATTTGAACAGGGTTAGAGCGGGGTTCAGTgagctccctgagccctgcttAGTTCTAGTCCGCTAAGCCACTCTCTCAGGGCTTTATGTTACAGCAGAAGCCCTCTTTGCAGATAAGGAAAGATTCCCAAAAGTCAGCTCAGCTGCTCGCTTCTCTGTAAACACGCTCGGAcgcacaaacacacacacaggctgAGGCGGAGGGGGAATGCATCTCCACATCTGGCTTTCAGTAATACCTCTGCAAAAAGAAAGGGTCAGGTTCACGTCTCCAGATGCCAGAAAGTTTTGGTCCCCAACAGTGACAAGGAGAGAGACaagaggtgacaaagagagagACAAGCAAAGGTCGCTGCCAGTCTGGAGAGCCCGAGAGGTCTGGGAGGTGCGGTAGCCCCGGGAGGCTCAGGGGCTGGGAAGCATGTTTGGCTCGGCAGGTTGGACTGGGCTGCAGCCTGCGATGTTCACACGCTCCGGAGCAGCCTCTGGGAGACCTGCGGGAGGACGGAGGGTTTTGCAAAGAGATGGCGCCCTAGGAACATGTGCGGAGAGAGCGAGAGCCCGGGCGGGATACCCAGAGCCAAAACTGAGACTGGGAATCAGCGCTTCCCGGGCCCGCAATCAAAAGGGAGCGAAGAAAGGAAAACACCCGGCAGCACATGCCCTCGGCGGACCCCAAGGACTCCGACCAAGCTCTCAGCATCTTCTGCAGCCGCACTCCTCTCTCGCTCGCCTTCCAGCTCTCCCTTTTTGTGTTTATCCCCGGGTCAGCGTCTCCCCTGCCGCGGGGATTCCTCCCATCGCTGGGAGCACTTTTTAGCTCAAGCCCCAAAGCGCTGCCCGGGACTGCTGCCGCCTTTCCTTGCACGCACCTACCGTCGTTGGTCGCCGTTCCCCTATTAGCCAGAGGGTCGGTTCCTAATGATGCTAATTGTACGCTAGCGAAGGGAgggggggagctcagggggagggctggggggaggaCTCGCGGTCTATGAACACAGGCGCTCCTGGCCAAAAAAGTAAACTAGTGGAAagttttctcctcctctccctttttcgCCTTCCACTTCGCCGTCCTTCAGCCTGGCCAGGGCGCTGCAAACCACTGCGTCAAGTTGCGCTCCCGTGCTAGGCAGGCAGCGCCGCGGGGTTGCGGGGACAGCGGTGGCCGGAGCGGCGGGAGGCCAGCCCCGGCCAGCCCCGGCCAGCCCCGAACCCCGCCGGGCACCGGCAGCCCCGAACCCCCCGACGGAGGCACCAAACTTTTCCATGCCGGGACAGCCCTGGTGTGAGAGCCGGAGGTGACGGAGCCCGCCCGCCTCTCCAGCCTGTTCGTGCACGGAGCTGCCCGGCCGCTccaaggggacacggggacagagcCGGGGGCAGCGCTCCCAtcgcccccagccccgcggcTCTCCCGGAGGGAATGCCCTGCTCGCCCGTGTCCTCGCGTTCAGCGCGCACCTGGGGACGCCGCTCCGTGCCCGCAGCATCCCGGGAGCCCTCGCCCAGAGCCTCCCCAGAGCCCGCGGCCGGGGTGGCTGGTTGTGCCGCTGACAGCCTGATTTACAGGGAATGCTTTCCCAACACCCTTACCAGCCGCAACAAAACACTGAGGCGTGCCGGCCGGCTGCTCCTTCTCATCCTGCCCCCGAATTACAGCAGGCGCTCCGAAAAGGTTTAGGTGCAAAGCAAAGCGTTTTTCTACCTGCAGGTTATTTGAAGTTAAACGACGCTTGCTGAGGCGATTTAAAAGCCCAGATTCCACACCACACAGGCAAATAAAACCGACAGCATAAGAGCTGAAATAGAAATCATGCTGAAAACATTAAATCGTTTATGCCGTAAATAAATTCCCTGAACACCTGGTAGGctataaattaaaatgtataGCTAATAGGCGCCTTTGATTTACACTGGCCTTTCgactaattaaaaataattgtgacGTCCCCAGAAAACAATCCCCACAAACTCATAAGGTGTATTGCTCATGTTAAAAGTAAAATTTCCatcaaatatttttagaatttcCTCTCCCCAGAAATGATAGAAAAATATACACCAAAAACCAATACACATAATCTTTTACAGACTCAGGAAAAATAGCCTCCATAAACTCAGAATCCTGAAGTTTCTTCCCAATTTATCACTTCACCTTTTCCTTGAGTTACAGCTGTCTGTGCCTCTCAGAGATCACTCTGGCCAACAGTGGTTGCTCTTCTCAGCAATCGCTTCCAAAACTATGTTCTATGCTTAAGAaggacaaaaatgaaaaataaagaaaaaaaaagaaaagaaagtaaaaagaaagaaaaaagaagttaaattaatcaaaaataataataaaaaaggcaatatttttcaaaaatccaGCCTACAGAGCTTTGATTCTGCCTGTAATAGATTAGGGCTAAATGAAGGGTGTTAAAAGCAGGTGCTTTTCTCCCTTGCTGCTCTTTTTATTATGAAGAACAGAAGCTTCCCCTAATATATATAGTGAGGGAGACCCTTCTCCATTGCTTTTATTGAAAAGACCAAACTTGTGACATCACTAACCACCTTCCTATGGCTGAGTTTGCCTCTTCTCTGCCTCAGTgggcttgggaaaaaaaaaaaaaaaaaaaaaggagagggaagagaaaaaaaaaataacgcAACCCAACTATGGCTGTGCTAATACGGCTGAGCAATGCCAAAGGCTTTTAGGAGACTCACTATCACCCCATGCCCCCCTGATCCCTGAGGGCTGCCATCTGCaaccacaggcacagcagcgTCTTGTCACCTGCCACGTACACGAACGAGCAAACTCGCGTTCCCGTGAGCAAACTCCTGGTCCCGAGCCTCACCGCAAGCCTGAGCCCTCCTGCATGGCAGGATGGTGAGAAAAGACCCCTCACCTGGGGTttaaaccttcccttcccccaggATGCCGCAGGAGATGCTCTCCCGGGAGGGACCCGCCGCCacctgcagcatctccaggtCCGGCCCGGCCGgctcccggtgtcccccggcCTCggaggggagagaagggatGAGGCTGGGCTAGAGGATGGAGCGGCTTTAGGAACTTTAGGCGCGATTCCAATCCCCCACACCTGTGCCGAGCTCACGGAGCCCCCCCGGGCACGGCTGGCCCGGTGTCTGGGAGAGGGAAAACCCCGCACCTTTGCGGGGCTTTCACCTGCCTGGCCCCGGTGGCCGCAGGGCTCCCCGCCAAGGCGAGCAGCTTGCCGGCTGTTTCTGCAGCCGGGATGCGCGGAGAGAACCGGTGGCTTTGTTTGTCCCGGGAAAGGCTTCAGCCATGGAGAGGTGAGGCAAAAGCCCGTGTTTGCCCTTCTGGCCAAGCCCTCTCTGCCGCGGCAAGGCAAACTTTATCATTTTAAGTTTTCTGACTCCACTATCTCCCGTCTTCCCGCCTCAAACACAATGAGATTTTGGAGGGATGCCGCGCTTGGCTTCTGCCTCCTTTTTTCCATACGTATAAACAGGCATAAATCAGCTTTCCTACGAGGAAGTTGACCTGGGAGCTTGGCTAGAGAGACAAGTCCCTGTCCCAGGTTTTCCCGAGCGGGGAGTAGGGCCAGGGGCTGCGGGCGGGTGCGTGACCGGGCTCCCCCCAGAAGCCGCTCAaggagcaaaacaaaagccagcGAGTGGGACAGGTTCAGCTCTCAGGGGAGGAGGTGCCCTTGCAGCCTCAGGGAGGCAGGGGGAAATAATGACCAAACCCCCGCCCGGGGCTCGGAGACGGGATAAATCCTCAGCTCCGCGAACTTCCCATCCTTCACCTCCGTGAAGTTCcgcttctccctcctccctcttgTTTTATTCACAATAAAGCATTTTCGTCATTTCCCCTCCCGGATTTCTATAACCTCAGTTGCACCCGTCCAGGGCTTCGGTTCAGACGGGGAGTTTAACCTTCCCAGCCTTCCCAGGGTGGAAAAAAtggtgttcagcaaaaaaaacaCGGGCGTGCTGACGGCTGGAGAGTCTGgcggggaagggaagggagcgGCACCACAGTGATTGCTGGACTCGTCCTGCGAGGACCAGAAATCCCCTGACTTGCCCAACCTCTCTGATCCGGCGAGGTTAAAACCAGCGAGCGCGGCTCTCTGCAGGCGAGGTGCGAAGCCCCAGAATAGTTTTCCAAGGCTCCCAGGGTGGGCTGGAGGACAAGGCTGCGGTGCAGTTGGTAGCAGGCACGACTGCTCGCAGATTGGGGCAGACTTTCTAGCACACACTCATCCTTGCCCACGACCtagccctgctgtgctctgcagtgccctgctctCATGACGGgtgctctcctctcctctgacTTCCCCTCGGGAACGAGAACTCCTCCTTCCACGTCTGACATGGTGTTATTTTCGCACTGGGTGAAAGGATTGCTCGGGGAGAAAGAGAAACCCGCTTTTCCTCTCCCTATCAGCAAGCCCCAGACGTTCTGCGGTGCTGTATGCGAGCACAGTAATGTCCTTTATGAAACAGTGGTAGAGTGGCTGAGCAGAGCCGCCTCTCTCACCCGAGGGGCGGCCGGAGTTCTCCAGCTCAGCTATTGACACAAGGCGCCGTTCATTTAGACAATATGCATTTAATTTAATGCACTCAGAaagggcgggcggggccgggagggGGTAAAGCAAAAGCACAAAAAGCTGCGTGGAACTGAGGAGAGCTTTGCCAAATCTTCTGTCTGGTTCCTAGAATCCGGCAGACAGCGAAAGGAGTAATTTTCAGATTTGAGGGCGAGGAGGCGGTGATGAAtccccggggccgccgctgccccgcaGCGCCCGGCGGTGCCGGCGGAGCGTGGCccggctccagccccagggcgCTGTCCATGGTGGTGCGGCCATGGCCTGGAGCTCCGGCATTCCCTTTCTGGCTAGGTCTGGTCTTGACTTCAGCTTGAAATATATCTAAACACAGACtgagctcctttttttttttcccctttttctgaATATCTATCAAATACCAACAGGAAGAAACGTGTCTGCTCTGTTTAACTCACACAAAACTAATACcaagctgggctggctggaaaaCAAGAATTCAATTTAAagaaggggggggggaagaTTTGCAATTTGTTTTTGTGCTATGTTGGAACAAAATCCATCCCTTTAGACACTTTCTGAGACGAGACAGACTCACCTCCTGCCTTGGAATAGCTTAGTGGTTAATGTACTCATCCGGGCTGTGGGACACCAGAGGTCAAGTCCTCCCTTTCTCTGATTCAGAGTCCTAATTCCTGGACTCTCAGTTTCTCTCAGTTCCCTCCCATCCCAGACCTAAAACTATTCCTGATTGCATTTACGATGAATTGATATTTTCCAATGGGTGAAAACTGAATGATTAGTAAAGGAAAAATTCCCACCTAACAGTTATTCTGAGAAGTTatccttggatttttttggttaaaCAAGGAGAAGTCCAGCCAGCCATCATACAACAATGGAAAGGAATTGAAAGCTTGAGAAAAGAAGGGGTGAGCTAAGAAAAAGTCTCCTTCTCTggtggcacacagggctggTGTGGTTAAGACATACTTTCTTTATCTTTATCTTTGCAGATTATTTGGGCAAAAAGGCTATGGCTTTCCCATAGCCACACAGGGCTAGTAGAGTTGGGATGTGTTTTCCTTGGATACAGTTTTGCTCAAtcatttctattcctttagCTTATGGAACACAAGAGAAAGTTGTAGTTTGGATCATCTAGTCTCATTTGACTTCCCAGCTAGGAAGACAGGCTGCCCTTCCTCACAGATGGAGAGAGCTGGTTTGTGTGAAGCCTGAAGTCACGCCTGTGATTCTGGGCAGCAAAGTACTGTAACAAGCTCTACCTTGAGCACAGCCTT from Haemorhous mexicanus isolate bHaeMex1 chromosome 5, bHaeMex1.pri, whole genome shotgun sequence encodes:
- the PTHLH gene encoding parathyroid hormone-related protein, giving the protein MFAKLFQQWSFAVFLLSYSVPSYGRSVEGISRRLKRAVSEHQLLHDKGKSIQDLRRRIFLQNLIEGVNTAEIRATSEVSPNPKPATNTKNYPVRFGSEDEGRYLTQETNKSQTYKEQPLKASGKKKKAKPGKRKEQEKKKRRTRSAWLNSGSYGDVVTESPLLDISVTTHNQTLRRR